In the Flavobacterium sp. J372 genome, one interval contains:
- a CDS encoding ATP-binding protein: MKIKTKLALSLSLLFALTIALAGLAIWQVRQLSSDTSNILVANYQSLDYSRNMYKILDEGGPDFERAKFSKFLNRQLNNVTEIGEQEYTAELYDDYKAYILSPTPLRAAEIRGDLNNIMKLNMDAIKRKSLKAETNAEQSVLWLSFTSSFCLIIGFTLLVNVPGYIANPIRELTESIRQIASRNYSQRVYNKGNDEFSVLARSFNTMAEKLEEYNNSDLAKLMIEKKRIETLINSLSDPVIGLDDKNRILFINEQALVITGLANLQVIGRKAEELALKNDLLRTLLKNMLSGNAKGENLKIYSNDKESHFEQLIVPINILPTGEAEKRHIGTFMILRNITAYKELDAAKTNFIATVSHEFKTPIASMKMSLQLLENEKTGALNDEQLSLVESLREDTERLLRTTGELLNITQVETGKAQFQLANLDIAPIIQKAIESNDKIAGRKDIRLIVPKLTHLPQISADAEKAEWIISNLISNAVRYSYENSEVKIHTALTPAYVEIAVQDDGIGIPEEHHGKVFEKYFRVPGNEKDGTGLGLSISKEFIEAMGGYIKLQSDIGRGSIFTVGFRRNHG, from the coding sequence ATGAAAATCAAAACAAAACTGGCGCTGTCGCTAAGCCTGTTATTTGCATTGACCATAGCACTGGCAGGCCTTGCCATTTGGCAGGTACGCCAACTCTCATCAGACACTTCCAATATACTGGTGGCAAACTACCAGTCACTGGATTATTCGCGCAATATGTATAAGATTCTGGACGAGGGAGGCCCGGACTTTGAGAGAGCTAAATTCAGCAAATTTCTAAACAGGCAGTTAAATAACGTTACTGAGATTGGTGAACAGGAATATACAGCTGAGCTTTATGATGACTACAAGGCTTACATACTCTCGCCTACCCCATTACGTGCAGCGGAAATCAGGGGTGACCTGAACAATATTATGAAGCTTAACATGGATGCCATAAAGCGTAAGAGCCTCAAGGCGGAAACTAATGCTGAGCAGTCTGTATTATGGCTTTCCTTTACAAGTTCTTTTTGCCTTATAATCGGCTTTACACTGTTAGTAAATGTTCCGGGATACATTGCAAATCCGATAAGGGAATTAACAGAGAGCATCAGGCAAATTGCATCCAGAAACTACTCACAAAGGGTATATAATAAAGGCAATGATGAATTTTCAGTCCTCGCCAGGTCATTTAATACAATGGCCGAGAAACTCGAAGAATACAACAATTCCGACCTTGCTAAGCTGATGATTGAAAAAAAACGCATAGAAACACTTATTAACAGCCTCTCAGACCCGGTTATTGGCCTTGATGATAAAAACAGGATATTGTTTATTAATGAGCAGGCATTAGTAATAACAGGCCTTGCTAACTTACAAGTCATTGGCCGGAAGGCTGAAGAACTGGCACTGAAAAATGATCTTTTGCGAACCCTTCTCAAGAATATGCTGAGTGGGAACGCAAAGGGCGAGAACCTGAAAATATACAGCAATGATAAGGAAAGCCACTTTGAACAGCTGATTGTTCCGATTAATATATTACCAACAGGGGAGGCTGAAAAGAGGCATATAGGAACCTTCATGATACTTCGAAACATTACAGCTTATAAAGAACTTGACGCTGCCAAAACAAATTTTATTGCTACTGTTTCCCATGAATTCAAGACACCTATAGCTTCCATGAAAATGAGCCTACAGCTTTTAGAAAATGAAAAAACAGGCGCACTTAATGATGAGCAATTAAGCCTTGTTGAAAGCCTTCGGGAAGATACCGAGCGCTTGCTTAGAACCACTGGCGAGTTGCTTAACATAACACAAGTAGAAACAGGGAAGGCACAATTTCAATTGGCAAATTTAGATATTGCACCAATAATACAGAAAGCCATTGAATCTAACGATAAAATAGCTGGACGTAAAGACATACGATTGATTGTGCCCAAACTAACTCATTTGCCACAAATCTCAGCTGACGCAGAAAAAGCAGAGTGGATCATATCAAATCTTATTTCTAATGCAGTCAGGTATTCTTATGAAAATTCTGAAGTTAAAATTCATACAGCCCTAACGCCGGCATACGTTGAGATTGCGGTGCAGGATGATGGGATCGGGATACCGGAAGAGCATCACGGCAAGGTCTTTGAAAAATATTTCAGGGTTCCCGGCAATGAAAAAGATGGCACAGGCCTAGGCCTGAGCATCAGTAAAGAATTTATTGAGGCGATGGGCGGTTACATCAAATTACAAAGTGACATTGGGCGTGGGAGTATATTTACGGTAGGTTTCAGACGGAACCATGGCTAA
- a CDS encoding heavy-metal-associated domain-containing protein produces the protein MKSILKTFLLAFTLLLCINAVSAQDKKTIQTATIKTAIYCDHCKACETCGPKFNQALLKEKGVQMVVLDDKAMTIKVTYNTKKTDIAKIKMAISKLGYDADEIKADPVAYDGLDGCCKKA, from the coding sequence ATGAAATCAATCTTAAAAACATTCCTTCTGGCCTTCACTTTACTTTTATGCATTAACGCTGTTTCTGCACAGGATAAGAAGACAATCCAGACAGCAACCATAAAAACAGCTATCTATTGCGACCATTGCAAGGCATGCGAGACCTGTGGGCCAAAATTCAATCAGGCACTTCTGAAGGAAAAGGGAGTGCAGATGGTTGTTCTTGATGACAAGGCAATGACTATCAAAGTGACTTACAATACAAAGAAGACAGATATAGCTAAAATTAAGATGGCAATAAGCAAGCTTGGCTATGATGCCGATGAAATAAAAGCAGATCCTGTTGCCTACGATGGCCTTGATGGATGCTGTAAAAAGGCATAG